A single window of Ammospiza caudacuta isolate bAmmCau1 chromosome Z, bAmmCau1.pri, whole genome shotgun sequence DNA harbors:
- the FBXO4 gene encoding F-box only protein 4 has product MRGTAPAPPKAPPDGAGGESALQTLPIDLQLNIMSFLSPQDLCRLGSTSCYWRAAVQDPLLWRYFLLRDLPSWTSVDWKSLPDEEIFNKAFSEVSDNELYDYMAVYKRSCPEGRRSLKSIRPRYGTVTSFLQSLVTQAEPRFAMFGPGLEELDNSLVQKMMTCPEILLVAGLPQRQIHGIGSGVSFQFNNNQKFNIVTLYSTTSVERRRAREEQAVAVNKMFYQENSTVGNQQAMHYSVIAQVRKACAVVDGFIYVANAEAHRAHDRQEELARISAMIDPALGPPNRPLLVLSCVSDIGVERIPCVYVAHQLQLNLLHQPWMMQDTVAATLDGLLNGIEWLLEEANCKSAQ; this is encoded by the exons ATGCGGGGcaccgcgcccgccccgccgaaGGCGCCCCCGGACGGCGCGGGGGGAGAGAGCGCCCTGCAGACGCTGCCG ATCGACTTGCAGCTGAACATCATGTCCTTCCTCTCGCCCCAAGATTTGTGCCGTTTGGGAAGCACGAGTTGTTACTGGAGGGCAGCTGTGCAAGACCCGTTGTTATGGAGGTATTTTCTCCTGCGGGATCTTCCCTCTTGGACATCTGTTGATTGGAAATCACTTCCAGATGAGGAGATTTTTAATAAAGCCTTTTCAGAGGTCAGCGACAATGAACTGTATGATTACATGGCAGT ATATAAAAGGAGCTGTCCTGAGGGTAGAAGAAGTTTGAAATCGATCCGTCCCCGGTATGGGACTGTGACTTCCTTTTTGCAATCACTGGTCACTCAGGCAGAACCTCGCTTTGCTATGTTTGGGCCAGGTTTGGAAGAGCTGGACAACTCTTTAGTACAAAAGATGATGACATGCCCAGAAATTCTGCTGGTAGCTGGCCTACCTCAGAGACAAATTCATG GAATTGGATCAGGAGTCAGTTTTCAGTTTAACAACAATCAAAAATTCAATATTGTGACATTGTATTCCACCACGAG TGTGGAAAGGAGGAGGGCAAGGGAGGAGCAAGCTGTTGCTGTGAATAAGATGTTTTACCAAGAGAACAGCACAGTAGGGAACCAGCAAGCCATGCACTACAGTGTAATAGCTCAAGTGAGGAAGGCGTGCGCAGTAGTTGATGGATTCATTTATGTTGCTAATGCAGAAGCTCATAGAG CACATGATCGTCAGGAGGAGCTGGCTCGCATTTCGGCAATGATCGATCCAGCCCTCGGGCCTCCGAACAGACCTCTGCTGGTTTTGTCCTGTGTGTCTGACATCGGTGTGGAAAGAATTCCGTGTGTTTACGTAGCACATCAGTTGCAACTTAATCTGCTGCATCAGCCCTGGATG atGCAGGACACTGTAGCTGCAACTTTAGATGGACTGCTAAATGGAATTGAGTGGCTCTTGGAAGAAGCAAATTGTAAAAGTGCCCAGTAG
- the RIMOC1 gene encoding RAB7A-interacting MON1-CCZ1 complex subunit 1, giving the protein MAAAALRPRVAALGRRLGPPGARDTFLAKGSANLDKLKDLCNEGKENPSALFQLYTQAVLDITYFEENQLVDEDFPEESALSKLKELISVLSEPEDLVRECSIKEPLNILGAELLECLYWRKGALLYMYCHTAKERSEWVQENIATFKKCLHDGVQYLMKMLSFRCPLQLDEDISLQDKDTARLLSEGIFSDTHLLAMMYSGEMCYWGLKHCGEGKQESLESIDPVSNSDPGSRSQSISLDFQETGRNMLTKYVAVCEGPLKGQGWNTTTAKQMLHYFVKSHS; this is encoded by the exons atggcggcggcggcgctgcggcCGCGAGTGGCGGCGTTGGGCCGGCGGCTCGGCCCGCCCGGGGCCCGCG ATACCTTCTTAGCGAAAGGCTCTGCTAATCTGGACAAGCTGAAGGACCTATGCAACgaagggaaagaaaatccttcCGCGCTTTTTCAGCTCTATACCCAG GCTGTCTTAGACATCACATATTTTGAGGAAAACCAGCTTGTGGATGAAGATTTTCCAGAAGAATCTGCCTTGTCAAAACTTAAAGAActtatttctgttctttcagaACCAGAAGACCTAGTGAGGGAATGCAGCATAAAAGAA CCCCTCAACATCCTTGGTGCAGAGTTGTTAGAATGTCTTTACTGGAGAAAAGGAGCCCTGCTTTACATGTATTGCcacacagcaaaagaaaggaGTGAATGGGTACAAGAAAACATTGCCACGTTTAAAAAG TGTCTTCATGATGGAGTTCAGTACTTGATGAAGATGCTTAGCTTTAGATGCCCTCTTCAGCTAGATGAAGATATCTCACTTCAGGATAAAGACACAGCTAGATTACTCAGTgaag GTATATTTAGTGACACGCACTTACTGGCAATGATGTACAGTGGAGAAATGTGCTACTGGGGACTGAAACACTGTGGAGAAGGGAAGCAGGAAAGCCTTGAGTCAATAGATCCTGTGTCTAACAGTGACCCGGGCAGCAGATCACAGAGCATATCGCTGGATTTCCAAGAAACGGGGAGAAACATGTTAACTAAGTATGTGGCCGTATGTGAGGGACCCTTAAAAGGTCAAGGGTGGAACACAACAACTGCAAAACAAATGCTGCATTACTTTGTGAAATCTCACAGCTAA